In Kutzneria kofuensis, the DNA window GGCGCAAGGGATGCCGGTGATTCGGCCGAGTCGGCTGCGCTGGCCGAGGTACTGCGTGCTGCGTCCGACGCCGCCCACGCTACGGCGAATGCGCTTGGAGAGTCGTTGCCACTGTTGGAAAACCTCGCCGACGGCGATACCCGTTCGTAGCAGCCGCCGCGCGGTTGCGCCCGTTTACGCTTGAAGGAAAGCGTTTTCGCGCCACCGAGGTGCTTCCCCCGCCGTTGTTGACGTGGCCACCGTCGAGGAGGGGTCGACTTGCGCAGCTTCTGGAAGGGCAGCATCGGATTCGGGCTGGTCTCCATTCCCGTCAAGGCGTACAAGGCCACCGAGGAGCGGGGTCTGGGCCTGCACCAGGTGCACGCCGCCGACGGCGGCCGGATCCGGTTGAGCCGGTACTGCGAGATCGACGGCGCCGAGGTGCCGGCGTCCGAGGTGGGCCGGGCCGCCGACACCGGCGGCGGGGACGTCGTGCTGATCACCGACGAGGACCTGGCCGGCCTGCCCGTGCCGACGCTGCGCACCATCGCCGTCCACACCTTCGCGCCGCCGTCGCAGATCGATCCGCTGTACCTGTCCCGCAGCTACTACCTCGAACCCGACACCGACGGTGTTCGCCCGTACGTGCTGTTCGCCGAGGCCCTCCGCCGCTCCGGCAAGGTGGCCGTGGTGAAGGTCGCCTTCCGGCAGCGGGAGACCCTGGGCATGCTGCGGGTGCGCGACAACGTGCTCGTGCTGGAGACCATGGTGTGGCCGGCCGAGATCCGCACCCCCGACTTCCCGTTCCTGGACGAGGATGTCGACGTTCGGTTGCCGGAACTCAAGGCCGCCACCGCGCTGATCGACTGCCTGTCCGGGGACTTCGACCCCGCCCAGCACAAGGACGCCTACCGCGAGGCCCTCGACGAGTTGATCGAGGCCAAGGCCGCCGGGAACGAGGTGATCCGGCCGGAGGTCCCGATCCAGCCGAACGGTTCGGGGGATCTGCTCACGGCGTTGGAGGCGAGCCTGAAGGCGTTGGAGCCCAAGGGATCCGGCGCTGTCCGCCGGGCCAAGGCCGCCGCGAGGAAGGCCGGGGAAGCCGCCGACCGCGCGCACAAGGCGGCTCGGACGGCGGCGAAGTCCCGGCGCTAGAAGGAAGAGCGGCTCGCCGCCGGCCAGGTGCGGTCGGCGGCGGATGCGTCCGCTAGCGCGGCAGTACCAACAACGCGTCTCCGACCGCCCGTTCGCCCGTCGCGTCCGACGGCGAGGTCACCAGCTTCCCGTTTACGGCCATGGCCGTCGAGCCGCCGCCATCCAGGTTCATCGCGGTCACCGCGCCGAGACCGGCGAGCAGGTGCGCGCCCTCCAGCAGGGAGAATCCCTCGCTGTAGCCGGGTTGGCGGCCGTCGACCGTGACGACGACGAGCCGGCCGGAGCGGTCGATGCCGACCATGGTCCGGGGGTTGCGCTTGACGGCCCAGCCGTAGAGGTACGACGGGTCGCCGGGGTGGGAAATCCCGTCGGCTACGGCATCCACCGACACTCGGCCGTCACGCACCAGCCAGGGGCCGCCGTTGACCACACCTTGCGCATGCACGGTCCGCCCGTGCTGGTCGACGACCCGGGAGTCGATCCGAAGCTTGGTGCCGGGCCGGGCGTGGGCGGTCAGCCACGCAGCGCCGGTCCCGATCCCCTGCAGCACATGGCCGTTCGCCGGAACGTCCCCGCCTCGTGGCTGCAGTGCCGTCACGGTGTCGTGTGCGTCGAGGACGGCCTCCACTCCGTCGCCGGTGGGCGTGGCCGCGCCGAGCTGGGGCGTGAACAGCACCAGCTCGTCGGCGTTGGTGCAGGTGGAGTCGTGCAGCGGCTCGGCGGTCGGCAGGTCGCCGGGCTCGCCGCAGTTGCGGATGACACCGGGCTTGCGGTTGATGCCGTTGACGGTCACGCCGTTCACGGTGACCGCGGTGCGCAGGCTCGCGATCGACGGCCGCTGCCCGAGAACGAGCTCGACCCGGCCGTTGGTGGCCTCGCTCTGCAACTGCCCGTCGTAGACGCCGAGCCCTGCCGCCTCACCGGGGAAGCCGTCCTTCGGATCGATGACGAAGAAGCCACCGTTCACGCCGACCAGCGCGCCGGCCGCAGCGGCCAGGGAGGAGGTGGTCCGCCGGCCGGTCACGGTCGGGCCGTGGGTGGCGATGACCTGGCCCTTGAACTGCCGAGGATCGACGATGACGACCTTGACGTGCTCAGGGCCCTGCGCCTGCGGGCCGTCCTGCCCCGTCCACTCGGCGCCGGCGGAGAAGCCGGCGGCCTTCATCGCGGCGGCCGTCGAAGCGGCCTCGGTCTGCGAAGCGAAGGATCCGACCCGAACCCGCCAGCCGAGCGGGCCGTGCGGGGAATCGGCGAACGCCGGCCAGTCGACCTCCTCGGCGCGGGCCGTGAAACCCTTGGCGGCCAAGGACTTCACCAGCTCGGCGGCGTGGTCGCGAGACCCCAACGCGGCCGCGGGAGCATCCGGATCCTGGCTGTCGCTGGGCACCGCGACGGTGACGGTCCAGCTGTTGTGCCCGGTGCCCTCGCCCAACGTCACGGACCGGACCGACACGCCCGGGGCCAACACCTCGACGGGAGAAGCCGGCGCGCTCACGCCGAGCACGAGAGCGCCGGTCAGCAGCAGCTTTGTTATCACATAAGGAAACTAACCGGTGAGGAGTCGGAAGCCCGACCCCTCACCGTGACTGTTCAGCAGCTCGACTTGTAGAAGTACTTGGACTGCTGGTCCATGTTGTCCTTGGTGATCGACACCAGGTCGGTGGCGATGTTCCGGGTCACCGACCCGCCGGTCAGCGCCGCAACGGCCTGGTCGACGCCGTCCTTGCCGATGGTGGCCGGGTCCTGCGCGATCAACGCCTGGAAGCTGCCGTCCTTGAGGTCGCTGACCTCCTTGGGGCTGGCGTCGAAGCCGACCAGGTTGACCTGCCCGGTCTTGCCGGCCGTGCGCAGGCCGGTCGCCGCGCCCTCACCCGTGTTCAGGTTGGTGGCGAAGATGCCGATCAGGTCCGGGTTGCTGGACAGCGTGGCGGTCACCTTCTGCGCCGACTGGGCGGCGTCGTTGTCGGTGTACTGCTGCCCGATGTAGGTGATGTTCGGGTACTTGGCGATCTCCTCCTTGAAGCCCTTCTCCCGCGCGTCGGTGGTGGAGGTGCCGGCAACGGTGTTGAGCACCAGCACCGAGCCCTTCTTGTCACCGACCAGCTTGGCGAGCGTGTCGGCGGCGAGCTTGCCGCCCTGCTCGTTGTTGGAGGAGATGGAGGACTCCGCGATCGAGGTGTCCTGCAGCGAGGTGTCCACCTCGATCACCTTGATGCCGGCGTCCTTGAGCTGCTTCATCGGCCCGGCCATCGCCTTGTCGTCGGTCGGCGCGATCAGCACCGCCGCCGGCTTGTTGGCCAGGATGCCGGTGACGATCGGCGTCTGGTCGCTCGGGTTGAACTTCTGCGGCGCCTGCGTCTTCACGGTGTAGCCCTTGGCCTTCGCCTCGGCCTCCACCCCGCACTGCATGGAGATGTAGAACGGCTCGGCCGACACACCCGGGATCAGCACCAGGTTCTTGTTGTCCGCGTTGGACGATCCCGAGGAGCCGCCGCTCTGCCCGACCTGGCCGCCGCACGCGGTGGCGAGCAGCGACACGGCGGCCAGCGCTGCGAGACCGGCGATCCTTCTAGTGTCCGTCATCGTTGAGAGACCTTTCACCTGACGAGAGATCAGCGCTGGTTGCGTGCCCGGCGGCGCACCTGGTCGAACCAGACCGCCGCCACCAGCACGATGGCGACCGCGATGGGTTGCCAGAACACGTTCACCCCGATGATGGTGAAGCCCTTGTTGAGCACCGCCGGGATGAACACGCCGATCACCGTGCCGATGACCGACCCGACACCGCCGAACAGACTGGTGCCACCGAGCACCACGCCGGCGATCGCGTTCAGGTTGTCCGTGCTGTGGCTGGTCAGCGTGGTGGTGGTGAAGTACGCCAACGACATGAAGCCGGCCAGCCCGGACAGCACCCCGGACAGCACGTAGACCAGCACCAGGTGCCGGGTGACACCGATACCCGTGCGCTGCGCGGCCACCTCGTTCGAGCCGATCGCGTACGTGTAGCGGCCGAACCGGGTGGTGCTGAGCAGCCACGCCCCGATCGCCGCCACCACCGCGGCGAACACCACCATCGTCGGGATGCCGCCGAGCAACGTGCCCGAACCCAGCGACCGGGCCAGCGCGGTCGGCATGGTCCGCACGTCGGAGCCGCCGGTGAGCAGTTCGCCCGCGCCGAGCGCGGCGCCGAACGAGCCCAGCGTCACGATCAGCGCCGGGATCTTCGCGCGGGCGATGAGCAGGCCGTTGAGCACGCCCCACGCCGCGCCGCTGACCAGCGCGACCACCCCGCCGACGATGATGACGCCCCAGCCGGCGTCGGTGGAGTCGCCGCCGGACAGCGCGTTCATCGCCAGCGCGGACGTGATGCCGGAGAACACCAGCACCGAACCGACCGACAGGTCGATGCCGGACGTGATGATCACGAACGTCATGCCGACCGACAGCACCAGCAGCACCGAGGTCTCGATCAGCAGGTACTGCAGGTTGGTCAGGTTGAGGATGCCGCCGGGGTCGATGATCCCGAACACCACGACCAGCGCCAGCAGCACCAGCGCGATCCACAGCGTGTTGGCGCCGGCCAGCCGCCGGCCGAACGACTGCTTCTCCAGCGGGGCAACGGATTCGGAAACGGTGGTCACGACACGTCCTCCTGCACCAGCGCGCCGGTCATCGCGCCGACGAGGTCCTCCAGCGACGCTTCTCCAGCCTTGAACCGGGCGACCCGCTTGCCCAGCCGCAGCACCTCGACGCGGTCCGACACCGACAGCACCTCGGGCATGTTGTGGCTGATCAGCACGACACCGATGCCGGCGTCGCGAACCTTGCGGATCACGTCCAGCACCCGCTCCCGCTGCACCACACCCAGCGCCGCGGTCGGCTCGTCCATGAACACGACCTTGCTGGCCCACACCACGGACCGGGCCACGGCCACGCTCTGCCGCTGGCCGCCGGACAGCGCCCCGATCGGCACCTCCACGCTCTGCAGCGTGACGCCGAGCCGGCCGAACTCCTCGGTGGCGCGGCGGCGCATCTCGGCCTTGTCCAGCATGCCGAGCGCGCCGAGGATGCCCTTGCGCTTGATCTCCCGGCCCAGGTACAGGTTGGCCGCCGGGTCCAGGTCCGGCGCGACGGCCAGGTCCTGGTAGACGGTCTCGATGCCCAGCGACCGCGCCGTGGTCGGCGAGTCGAGGTGGATCTGCTTGCCCTCCAACAGGATCTCGCCCGAGTCGGGCTGCTCCGCGCCGGACAGGCACTTGATGAACGTGGACTTGCCGGCGCCGTTGTCGCCGATCAGCGAGACGACCTCGCCGGCGGACACCTCGAACGAGGCACCGCGCAGCGCCTCGACGCTGCCGTAGTGCTTGACGAGCGACCTCGCCTCCAGCAGCGGCGTGCTCATGTGCGCACCTCCGGGGGTAGACACCTGACGGCCACCAGTCCGCCGTCCAACTTGGACGATCCGGCGGCGTGCGGCAACACGAAGGTGTCGCCGCGGCGCAGCGCGATCGGGTCGCCGCCCTCGGTGTGCAGCCGGCCCTCGCCGTCCAGCACCACCAGCACCGCGAACGACGGGTCCAGCTCGATCGGCGAGTCGGCGTGCAGCCGCTGCGCGCGGAAGAAGTCGCTGTTGGGCAGCAGGTCCACACACGGTTCGTGACGGTCGGCGGTGTGCTTGACGATCGTGTCCAGCCGCTTGGCGTCCCAGCCGGAGAGGTCCAGCGCCTCCAGCGCGACGGTCTGGCCGAGGCCCAGGTGCCAGGAGTCCGGGCCGTCCAGGAAACCCTGCCACTCGATCGTGATGGAGAAGTCGGTCGGCTGCTGCAGCTCGACGATGAACACGCCCTCGCCGATCGCGTGCGGCAGGCCGGCCGGGATGAACACCGTGTCGCCGGCCTTGACCGGCACCGCGTTCAACGCGCCCAGCATCGCCTCGCGGTCCTGCACGGTCACCCAGTTGTCCACGACGGCCGCGTCGGCGTCCGCCTTGAATCCGATGTGGACGGTCGGGTTCGGGCCGGTGGTGCCGACCACGATCCACGCCTCGGTCTTGCCGTGCCGGCAGTTCAGGTGGTCGGCGGCGAACGCGTCCGACGGGTGGTAGTGCACCGGCAACCGCTGGCCCGCGTCCAGCAGCTTGACCAGCAGCGCGGTGTCCGCCCCGTATCGGGCCGCGTGCTCGGCGCCCAGCCACGCCGTCGGGTCCGCCGCCACGGCGTCGCGCAGCAGCGTGCCGTCGGGCAGCGGCGACAGGCCGGCGTCCTTGCCGAACTGGGTCGTGATCGACCCCACCCAGTCCTCGGGACCGAACTCGGCCGTCGCCGGCATGCCGCGCAGCTCGGCGATCGCCGCGCCACCCCGGTAGAACTGCCGGGGCTGGTTGGCGGCCAACCGGACGGGCCGCAGGTTCTCGCTCAAGGTCGCATTTCTCCTGATCCACGGGGTACCAAACGCACCGGAAGCACCACCCGCCGCGGCGGGGAGGTGTCCCCGTCCAGGCGGGAGAACAGCAGTTCGGCGGCGGCCTTGCCGATCGCGCTGGCGTCGTGCGCGATCACTGTCACGGGCGGGTCGAGCAGGTCGGCCAGCTCGAAGTCGTCGAAGCCGACCAGGGCCGGGCGGTTGGGCCGGCCGGCGAGCACGCGCAGCAGGTGCACGGTGATCCGGTTGTTGCCGGCGACCACGGCGGTCGCCGGCTGCCGGTGCTCGCCGATCCGGCGCAGCACCTCGGCGATGCCCCGCTCGTCGTGCGGACCCATCGCGACCAGGTCCTCGTCGTAGCGGATGCCGGCGCGCACGCAGCCCTCGCGGAAGCCGCGCAGCCGCTCGTTGGCGGTGAAGATGTCCGGGGCGTCACCGAGGAAGGCGATCCGGGTGTGGCCGTGGGCGGCGAGGTGCCGCACGGCCAGCACGGTGCCGCCGATGTTGTCGACCAGCACGGTGTCGGCGACGACGTCGCCGGCGGGCCGGTCGAGGAACACCACCGGCATGCCGGCGCGCATCTCCGGCACCAGGTAGCCGTGCTGCATGCCGGCCGGCACCACGAGCATGCCGTCCACGCGGCGGGCGCAGAACTCCAGCGCCAGCTCGCGTTCCCGGCCGGGATCCTCGTCGGACGAGCCGGTGAGCACCTGCCGCCCGTACTGCCGGGCGACCTCCTCCACGGCCCGGGTGATGCCCGAGTAGAAGGGGTTGCCGACGTCCTCCAGGACCATGCCGATGGTGCCGGTGGACGAGCCGCGGCGCAGGTTGCGCGCGCCCAGGTTGCGCCGGAACCCGAGCTGGTCGATGGCCGCCAGCACGCGCTCGGCGGTGGCGGGGTGCACTCCCGGCTCGTCGTTGACGACCCGGGAGACCGTTTTGATGCTGACCCCGGCCAGTCGCGCCACGTCGCTCATGGTTGCGCGGCGGACCCGTCGAGGACCGAGGCTCGACAACGTTGTCATGATGGCGCGATCTCACCGGATCCACACACGCCTTGTCAATGGGTGTGAACCGGTCAAGTACGAAGGGCGGGGTGGAACCGCTGTTCGGCGAGATTTGGCTGTTCACAGTGTGAACGCGCGTTGTTGCTGCATACGGACGACTGTCGTTGTCCGGAAGCAGACAGGGTCATCCGTAGCGTCTTGACGCGGGTCCGACACGCTCCGCAGTGTTGCCGACGGGTCGAGCGGACCCGCCGGGCGTCGCGACAAGGTTGTCACGTCCGCCGCTCGACGAACTTGTGTTCGAGCCACGGGAGGCGACCGCACGATGTTCCCTGTCCCGAGACCGCGGCGCTGGCGCGCCGCAGCGGTGATCGGCACGGCGCTGGCGATGGTGGTGTCGCCGATGGTGGCGACAACCGCGACCGCCGCGCCCGCGCCGAAGGCCCAGGACCTCGCCCAGTGGGTGGATCCGTACATCGGCACCCAGCCCGGCGACGCCGACATGGGCACCGGCGGCGGCGCGGCCAACACGTTCCCCGGCGCGGACGTGCCGTTCGGCATGGTGCAGTGGAGCCCGGACACCGTGACGCTCCAGCACGGCGGGTACTACTACCAGGACAACCGGATCAAGGGCTTCAGCCTGACCCACCTGTCCGGCGCGGGCTGCGACACCTACCAGGACATCCCGTTCATGCCGGTCGTCGGCGACATCACCGACTCGCCCGCGGCCAACCCGATGAAGTACATCTCCACCTTCTCGCACAGCAACGAGAAGGTGACCGCCGGCTCGTACGGCGTGAACCTGGACAACGGGGCCAAGGTCGAGCTGAGCGCCACCCAGCGCACCGGCGCCGGCCGCTTCACCTGGCCGGTCGGGCCCACCTCGACGCTGCTGGTCAACGTGTCCGGCTCGATCATGGGCACCGACGACGCGTCCGTCACCATCGGCAAGAACTACATCAGCGGGTACGCCGCCAGCGGCCACTTCTGCGGCGCCGACGACCACTACCGGGTCTACTTCTACGCCCAGTTCGACCAGAACTTCGCCAGCACGGGCACCTGGCACAACGGCGCCGTGACGCCCGGCAAGGACGCCGAGCGCGGCATGTCGCTGCCGAAGGCCCCGGTCACCAGCGCGCCCAACACCGCCAACGCCAAGTCAGCCAAGGCGAAGTCGGACGTCACCTCGCAGTCGGTGAAGCCGCAGGACACCACCGTGTCCGGGCCCGGCAGCGGCGCCTACGTCACCTTCGACAACACGAAGTCCCCGACCGTCAACGTGAAGGTCGGCGTCTCCTTCGTGTCGGTGGACGGCGCGAAGGCGAACATCAAGGCGGAGAACCCGGACAAGACCTTCGACCAGGTCGCGGCGGCGGCGCGGGCGTCGTGGAACAGCCGGCTCAACCAGATCGCGGTGACCGGCGGGACCAACGACCAGAAGACCATCTTCTACACCGCGCTGTACCACTCCCTGTTGCAGCCCAACGTGTTCTCCGACTCCGACGGCCAGTACCCCGGCTTCGACGGGCAGCTGCACAAGGCCGCCAAGGGACACGCGATCTACACCAACTTCTCCGGCTGGGACATCTACCGGTCCGAGGCGCAGCTGCTGGCGCTGCTGGCGCCCAGTGAGACCTCCGACATCGCCAACTCGATGGTGCAGTTCGCCGCGCAGGGCGGGTCCTGGGACCGGTGGACCGTCGCCAACGACTACACCGGCGTCATGAACGGCGACCCGTACCACATCATCGTGTCCACGGCGTACGCCTTCGGCGCCAAGGGGTTCGACGCCAACCAGGCGCTGCTGCTGATGGAACGCGGCGCCTCGCAGCCGACCGTCGGCTACGAGGAGCGGCCGGGCCTGGCCAACTACCTCAAGCTCGGCTACGTGCCCGGCGTCGCCTCCGACACGCTGGAGTACACCAGCGCCGACTTCTCCATCGCGCAGCTGGCCCGGCGCCTCGGCGACTCGGCCACGTACAACACGTTCATCAAGCGGGCCCAGAACTGGCAGAACCTGTACAACCCGGCCACCGGCTACCTGCAGCCGCGCGCGGCCAACGGCTCGTTCGGCAGCCCGTTCAACCCGGCCGACCCCGGCGGCTACACCGAGGGCAACGGCGCGCAGTACGTGTGGATGGTGCCGTACAACTACAGCGGGCTGATCACCGCGCTGGGCGGCAACGACGCCGTGAACAAGCGGCTGGACGACTTCTTCACCAAGCTCAACGCCGGCCCCAGCGACCCGCACGCGTTCCTGGGCAACGAGCCCACCCTGCAGACGCCGTGGATCTACGACTACACCGGCGCGCCGTACAAGACCCAGGCGCTGGTCAACCAGATCCGCCAGCAGATCTGGAAGGCCGGCCCGAACGGTCTGGTCGGCAACGACGACCTCGGTGAGATGTCGTCCTGGTACGTGTGGGCGTCCCTCGGCCTGTACCCGGAGATCCCGGGCCGCGCCGAGCTGACCCTGAACACGCCGGAGTTCACCGGCGCCGTCATCACCCGTCCCGGCGGTCAGAAGATCACCATCAACGCCCCGGGCGCCTCGACGTCGACGCCGTACATCGACTCGCTGAAGCTGAACGGCCAGACCTGGACCAAGCCGTGGCTGCCGGAGTCGTTCGTCAACACCGGTGGAACGCTGGACTTCAGCCTGTCGTCCACGCCCAACACCAGCTGGGGCTCGGCGCACGCCGACGCGCCGCCGTCGTTCACCGACGGGGCGGTCAACCAGAGCACGTTCGTCGACCCGTCCCGGCTCGTCGCCCCCGCGGGCGGCACCGCCAACGCGAACGTCGGCGTGCAGGACCTGTCCGGCCAGGGCACGACCGTGCACTGGACCGCCACCGCGCCGGCCGGGCTGACCATCACCCCGTCCTCCGGTGACCTGACGACTGATCCCGGCGGCAAGGCCAGCACTCCGGTGACGGTCACCGTCGCCGCCGGCACCGCCGAGCAGACGTACAACATCCCGATCTCGTACACCGCCGGCGGCAAGGCCATCAACGGGTCGACCCTGGCCGTGCTGGTGGCGCAGCCC includes these proteins:
- the ku gene encoding non-homologous end joining protein Ku; translation: MRSFWKGSIGFGLVSIPVKAYKATEERGLGLHQVHAADGGRIRLSRYCEIDGAEVPASEVGRAADTGGGDVVLITDEDLAGLPVPTLRTIAVHTFAPPSQIDPLYLSRSYYLEPDTDGVRPYVLFAEALRRSGKVAVVKVAFRQRETLGMLRVRDNVLVLETMVWPAEIRTPDFPFLDEDVDVRLPELKAATALIDCLSGDFDPAQHKDAYREALDELIEAKAAGNEVIRPEVPIQPNGSGDLLTALEASLKALEPKGSGAVRRAKAAARKAGEAADRAHKAARTAAKSRR
- a CDS encoding phosphodiester glycosidase family protein; protein product: MITKLLLTGALVLGVSAPASPVEVLAPGVSVRSVTLGEGTGHNSWTVTVAVPSDSQDPDAPAAALGSRDHAAELVKSLAAKGFTARAEEVDWPAFADSPHGPLGWRVRVGSFASQTEAASTAAAMKAAGFSAGAEWTGQDGPQAQGPEHVKVVIVDPRQFKGQVIATHGPTVTGRRTTSSLAAAAGALVGVNGGFFVIDPKDGFPGEAAGLGVYDGQLQSEATNGRVELVLGQRPSIASLRTAVTVNGVTVNGINRKPGVIRNCGEPGDLPTAEPLHDSTCTNADELVLFTPQLGAATPTGDGVEAVLDAHDTVTALQPRGGDVPANGHVLQGIGTGAAWLTAHARPGTKLRIDSRVVDQHGRTVHAQGVVNGGPWLVRDGRVSVDAVADGISHPGDPSYLYGWAVKRNPRTMVGIDRSGRLVVVTVDGRQPGYSEGFSLLEGAHLLAGLGAVTAMNLDGGGSTAMAVNGKLVTSPSDATGERAVGDALLVLPR
- a CDS encoding ABC transporter substrate-binding protein — encoded protein: MTDTRRIAGLAALAAVSLLATACGGQVGQSGGSSGSSNADNKNLVLIPGVSAEPFYISMQCGVEAEAKAKGYTVKTQAPQKFNPSDQTPIVTGILANKPAAVLIAPTDDKAMAGPMKQLKDAGIKVIEVDTSLQDTSIAESSISSNNEQGGKLAADTLAKLVGDKKGSVLVLNTVAGTSTTDAREKGFKEEIAKYPNITYIGQQYTDNDAAQSAQKVTATLSSNPDLIGIFATNLNTGEGAATGLRTAGKTGQVNLVGFDASPKEVSDLKDGSFQALIAQDPATIGKDGVDQAVAALTGGSVTRNIATDLVSITKDNMDQQSKYFYKSSC
- a CDS encoding ABC transporter permease encodes the protein MTTVSESVAPLEKQSFGRRLAGANTLWIALVLLALVVVFGIIDPGGILNLTNLQYLLIETSVLLVLSVGMTFVIITSGIDLSVGSVLVFSGITSALAMNALSGGDSTDAGWGVIIVGGVVALVSGAAWGVLNGLLIARAKIPALIVTLGSFGAALGAGELLTGGSDVRTMPTALARSLGSGTLLGGIPTMVVFAAVVAAIGAWLLSTTRFGRYTYAIGSNEVAAQRTGIGVTRHLVLVYVLSGVLSGLAGFMSLAYFTTTTLTSHSTDNLNAIAGVVLGGTSLFGGVGSVIGTVIGVFIPAVLNKGFTIIGVNVFWQPIAVAIVLVAAVWFDQVRRRARNQR
- a CDS encoding ATP-binding cassette domain-containing protein; the encoded protein is MSTPLLEARSLVKHYGSVEALRGASFEVSAGEVVSLIGDNGAGKSTFIKCLSGAEQPDSGEILLEGKQIHLDSPTTARSLGIETVYQDLAVAPDLDPAANLYLGREIKRKGILGALGMLDKAEMRRRATEEFGRLGVTLQSVEVPIGALSGGQRQSVAVARSVVWASKVVFMDEPTAALGVVQRERVLDVIRKVRDAGIGVVLISHNMPEVLSVSDRVEVLRLGKRVARFKAGEASLEDLVGAMTGALVQEDVS
- a CDS encoding class I mannose-6-phosphate isomerase, which codes for MSENLRPVRLAANQPRQFYRGGAAIAELRGMPATAEFGPEDWVGSITTQFGKDAGLSPLPDGTLLRDAVAADPTAWLGAEHAARYGADTALLVKLLDAGQRLPVHYHPSDAFAADHLNCRHGKTEAWIVVGTTGPNPTVHIGFKADADAAVVDNWVTVQDREAMLGALNAVPVKAGDTVFIPAGLPHAIGEGVFIVELQQPTDFSITIEWQGFLDGPDSWHLGLGQTVALEALDLSGWDAKRLDTIVKHTADRHEPCVDLLPNSDFFRAQRLHADSPIELDPSFAVLVVLDGEGRLHTEGGDPIALRRGDTFVLPHAAGSSKLDGGLVAVRCLPPEVRT
- a CDS encoding LacI family DNA-binding transcriptional regulator, yielding MSDVARLAGVSIKTVSRVVNDEPGVHPATAERVLAAIDQLGFRRNLGARNLRRGSSTGTIGMVLEDVGNPFYSGITRAVEEVARQYGRQVLTGSSDEDPGRERELALEFCARRVDGMLVVPAGMQHGYLVPEMRAGMPVVFLDRPAGDVVADTVLVDNIGGTVLAVRHLAAHGHTRIAFLGDAPDIFTANERLRGFREGCVRAGIRYDEDLVAMGPHDERGIAEVLRRIGEHRQPATAVVAGNNRITVHLLRVLAGRPNRPALVGFDDFELADLLDPPVTVIAHDASAIGKAAAELLFSRLDGDTSPPRRVVLPVRLVPRGSGEMRP
- a CDS encoding GH92 family glycosyl hydrolase translates to MFPVPRPRRWRAAAVIGTALAMVVSPMVATTATAAPAPKAQDLAQWVDPYIGTQPGDADMGTGGGAANTFPGADVPFGMVQWSPDTVTLQHGGYYYQDNRIKGFSLTHLSGAGCDTYQDIPFMPVVGDITDSPAANPMKYISTFSHSNEKVTAGSYGVNLDNGAKVELSATQRTGAGRFTWPVGPTSTLLVNVSGSIMGTDDASVTIGKNYISGYAASGHFCGADDHYRVYFYAQFDQNFASTGTWHNGAVTPGKDAERGMSLPKAPVTSAPNTANAKSAKAKSDVTSQSVKPQDTTVSGPGSGAYVTFDNTKSPTVNVKVGVSFVSVDGAKANIKAENPDKTFDQVAAAARASWNSRLNQIAVTGGTNDQKTIFYTALYHSLLQPNVFSDSDGQYPGFDGQLHKAAKGHAIYTNFSGWDIYRSEAQLLALLAPSETSDIANSMVQFAAQGGSWDRWTVANDYTGVMNGDPYHIIVSTAYAFGAKGFDANQALLLMERGASQPTVGYEERPGLANYLKLGYVPGVASDTLEYTSADFSIAQLARRLGDSATYNTFIKRAQNWQNLYNPATGYLQPRAANGSFGSPFNPADPGGYTEGNGAQYVWMVPYNYSGLITALGGNDAVNKRLDDFFTKLNAGPSDPHAFLGNEPTLQTPWIYDYTGAPYKTQALVNQIRQQIWKAGPNGLVGNDDLGEMSSWYVWASLGLYPEIPGRAELTLNTPEFTGAVITRPGGQKITINAPGASTSTPYIDSLKLNGQTWTKPWLPESFVNTGGTLDFSLSSTPNTSWGSAHADAPPSFTDGAVNQSTFVDPSRLVAPAGGTANANVGVQDLSGQGTTVHWTATAPAGLTITPSSGDLTTDPGGKASTPVTVTVAAGTAEQTYNIPISYTAGGKAINGSTLAVLVAQPGSLRATFNNVGTSPDDNQQIGNFDGGGWSYSRNALAAKGVNPGSTITDSDGLKFVWPNVPVGELDNVNAGGQTINIDAPAGATQLSLLGSAGNGNASGTLTITYTDGTTQNASVGFSDWALGGGGAPVAYNNRTVVTMPYRNAGGGTSQQLVVYLFATAPIALQAGKQVKSITLPGTIQGGTFHVFSIAVG